The following proteins are co-located in the Colletotrichum lupini chromosome 4, complete sequence genome:
- a CDS encoding SEP domain-containing protein, with translation MSGSSNSASRNNILRDFKSLTGMPEARCTEYLESANWDIGLAAQAYYADHDSGEEEIEPVAQAQASAPAPAEYTGPRTLDGRPAPESVGRASTVKKAAPKKKGLATLSSIGGGHAHDDDDDEDDEDDDDRGRGDLFAGGEKSGLAVQDPSQQEGGGAKKIISDILAKAKANASRPETASPAGPSRSGAFRGSGTTLGGEGSESRSIPDPDAQEGAGGSAGATGEPQERTLHLWQDGFSIDDGELHRFDDPENAMDLNMIRAGRAPLHLMNVRYDQPVDVKLHQHRENYHPLPKTYKPFGGEGRRLGSPVPGEGSSSSTTAAPAASASASASSTGPQQAVDESQPTLTLRIQLPNGTRLPARFNTTNTINDVYEFVQRASADTRSRSWVLATTFPNKDHTDRSLVLGEMSEFKKGGTAVVKWA, from the exons ATGTCTGGGAGCTCCAACAGCGCTTCGCGCAACAATATACTTCGCGACTTCAAGAGCCTGACAGGCATGCCCGAAGCTAGG TGCACAGAGTACCTCGAATCCGCAAACTGGGACATCGGCCTTGCCGCCCAAGCCTACTACGCCGACCACGACTCCGGTGAGGAAGAAATCGAACCCGTTGCGCAGGCTCAAGCTTCTGCTCCTGCTCCCGCCGAATACACCGGTCCCCGAACTCTCGATGGACGACCCGCGCCCGAGTCGGTCGGCAGAGCGAGCACCGTAAAGAAGGCAGCGCCTAAGAAGAAGGGTCTCGCAACGCTTAGCTCTATTGGAGGAGGCCACGCacacgacgacgatgacgatgaaGATGACGAGGATGACGATGACAGAGGCCGCGGCGACCTCTTTGCTGGCGGTGAAAAGTCTGGACTGGCTGTGCAGGACCCGTCTCAACAAGAGGGCGGTGGTGCTAAGAAGATCATCAGCGACATCCTCGCCAAGGCCAAGGC GAACGCATCCCGGCCAGAGACTGCATCGCCCGCGGGCCCTTCGCGCTCCGGTGCTTTCCGCGGAAGCGGCACCACGTTGGGTGGCGAGGGCTCCGAGAGCCGCAGTATTCCTGACCCTGATGCTCAGGAGGGTGCGGGTGGCTCAGCGGGTGCGACCGGCGAGCCTCAGGAGCGTACACTGCACCTGTGGCAGGATGGCTTTAGCATTGACGATGGCGAACTTCACCGATTCGACGACCCCGAGAATGCGATGGATCTCAACATGATTCGGGCTGGTAGAGCCCCTCTGCACTTGATGAATGTTCGCTACGATCAGCCGGTCGACGTGAAGCTTCATCAACACCGGGAGAACTACCACCCGTTGCCCAAGACATACAAGCCGTTCGGCGGAGAGGGACGCCGGCTCGGTAGCCCCGTTCCCGGTGAGGGCAGCTCTTCGTCCACCACAGCCGCCCCTGCTGCTTCGGCCTCGGCCAGTGCCAGCTCGACTGGCCCTCAGCAGGCTGTCGATGAGTCTCAGCCTACCCTGACCCTCCGTATCCAGTTGCCCAATGGCACCAGACTGCCTGCTCGCTTCAACACTACCAACACCATCAATGACGTCTACGAATTTGTGCAGCGCGCTTCTGCGGATACCCGCAGCAGGTCCTGGGTATTGGCCACGACTTTCCCCAACAAGGACCACACCGATCGCAGCTTGGTGTTGGGCGAGATGTCTGAGTTCAAGAAGGGCGGCACCGCGGTCGTCAAGTGGGCTTAA
- a CDS encoding YidC/Oxa1 family membrane protein insertase, protein MASDDSLHPLAESGVTIRSDSEQYSQGEDLTESPPSSNSPIILYKPPTFWGLVRGAAINLFLPFINGMMLGFGELFAHEAAFRLGWGGTKVFPLSRRTAHAIGPGLEIRDKHRRPSTGLDDLTSLELNLSDSPLAAERSRSLDPLPVPPDISPARLRFQWRGPQKFPATRAEDRKTLTGASVCNSHHPPNPPPSETAHHAAQQRCSSFAALHESGQQHNPPKCTFFLSHPLPSESHTHQVLTCSDQISRAPRRLGDGRQFGTSMRNGSAPWAALRSTNFRPGGLAGTVAIGGSLETRRAISLWDKSEPQPTPSAPSPVAPAAPATPAAPSGSVDAASASASSIPPSAPAAPVAPVVPEAAAPSTSSLPELDAASLLDLPEQIGFLKTLGLDFGWGPSSVMQWAIEHVHVLSGMPWWGSIAATAILLRLIMFKPLLKSQDTSARMQKLHQDPAYDETRKAMQEAMASGNSAAMTEARRDLSMLNKRAGVNPLNAFWGLLQIPFGYGMFRVLNGAASIPVPGMETGGFLWITDLTVSDPYFLLPIAGPMAMFAMVKLGSKYSTPQAKAQQKLMMYILGPLSVIFTSYLPAGVQFYFFITGLIGVAQNWLFSKAAFRSLFNLTPIATPGPTRIASGPTRLNYQAPRATPAPATPAADAGSIKGIVDNLKQTVHNAKGGAGNHLEAGRKREAEKAAKKYAEQRGEQERQKFWSETRKK, encoded by the exons ATGGCTTCCGACGACTCCCTCCACCCCCTTGCCGAGTCCGGCGTGACGATCCGGTCCGACAGCGAGCAGTACTCCCAAGGCGAGGATCTCACCGAATCACCTCCCTCGTCCAACTCGCCCATCATCCTCTACAAGCCGCCCACGTTCTGGGGCCTGGTTCGCGGGGCCGCTATCAACCTGTTCCTTCCCTTTATCAATGGCATGATGCTGGGATTCGGAGAGCTATTTGCACACGAGGCTGCCTTCAGGCTAGGTTGGGGCGGCACCAAG GTGTTCCCCTTGTCCCGGAGAACGGCGCACGCTATTGGCCCCGGCCTTGAGATTCGCGACAAGCACCGGAGGCCCTCTACCGGTCTCGACGATTTGACGAGCTTGGA ACTCAACCTGAGTGACTCTCCCCTGGCCGCGGAACGGAGCCGGAGCTTGGACCCGCTTCCCGTCCCACCCGACATTTCCCCGGCGCGTCTGCGGTTCCAATGGCGAGGTCCCCAAAAATTTCCAGCAACTCGCGCTGAAGACAGAAAGACGCTGACTGGAGCGTCAGTCTGCAATTCTCACCACCCTCCCAACCCTCCTCCCTCAGAAACTGCCCACCATGCTGCCCAGCAGAGGTGTTCTTCGTTCGCTGCCCTCCACGAGAGCGGCCAGCAGCATAACCCGCCAAAGTGTACATTCTTCCTCTCCCACCCTCTGCCTTCGGAATCCCATACGCATCAAGTACTAACGTGCAGTGACCAGATCTCCCGGGCACCCAGACGACTCGGCGATGGACGGCAATTTGGAACCTCGATGCGCAACGGCAGTGCGCCCTGGGCGGCACTGAGATCGACCAACTTCAGACCAGGTGGCCTTGCCGGCACAGTAGCCATCGGCGGCTCCCTCGAAACGAGACGAGCAATCTCCCTCTGGGACAAGTCTGAGCCCCAGCCGACACCATCAGCACCGTCACCAGTCGCACCAGCTGCACCGGCTACCCCCGCTGCGCCCTCAGGGTCCGTCGACGCAGCCTCAGCATCCGCTTCATCTATCCCTCCTTCCGCACCGGCCGCACCTGTGGCACCCGTCGTCCCCGAGGCCGCAGCCCCCTCGACCTCTTCCCTTCCCGAGCTCGATGCCGCCTCCCTCCTCGATCTCCCCGAACAAATCGGCTTCCTCAAGACCCTCGGCCTCGACTTCGGCTGGGGCCCTTCGAGCGTGATGCAATGGGCTATCGAACACGTCCACGTCCTCTCCGGCATGCCGTGGTGGGGCTCCATCGCCGCGACGGCCATCCTTCTCCGTCTCATCATGTTCAAGCCGCTCCTCAAGTCCCAAGACACCTCGGCGAGGATGCAGAAGCTCCACCAGGATCCGGCCTACGACGAGACCCGCAAGGCGATGCAGGAGGCCATGGCGAGCGGTAACTCGGCCGCCATGACTGAGGCCCGTCGCGACCTGTCCATGCTGAACAAGCGCGCTGGCGTGAACCCCCTCAACGCCTTCTGGGGTCTCCTCCAGATCCCCTTTGGATACGGCATGTTCCGTGTCCTCAACGGCGCTGCCAGCATCCCCGTCCCTGGCATGGAAACTGGTGGTTTCCTGTGGATCACGGATTTGACCGTCTCTGACCCTTACTTCCTCCTGCCTATTGCCGGTCCGATGGCCATGTTTGCCATGGTCAAG CTCGGCTCCAAGTACTCCACGCCTCAAGCCAAGGCCCAGCAAAAGCTGATGATGTACATCCTCGGACCCCTCTCCGTAATCTTCACCTCGTACCTCCCCGCCGGCGTCCAGTTCTACTTCTTCATCACCGGTCTCATCGGTGTCGCCCAGAACTGGCTCTTCTCCAAGGCCGCCTTCCGCTCCCTCTTCAACCTCACACCCATCGCCACTCCCGGCCCGACCAGAATCGCTTCCGGTCCCACACGTCTGAACTACCAGGCCCCGCGCGCGACTCCTGCCCCCGCAACCCCTGCGGCTGACGCCGGCAGCATCAAGGGTATCGTCGACAACTTGAAGCAGACCGTCCACAACGCCAAGGGCGGTGCCGGAAACCACCTCGAGGCCGGCCGCAAGCGCGAGGCGGAGAAGGCTGCTAAGAAGTACGCTGAGCAGAGAGGCGAGCAGGAGAGACAGAAGTTCTGGAGTGAGACACGGAAGAAGTAA